In Aspergillus luchuensis IFO 4308 DNA, chromosome 1, nearly complete sequence, the following are encoded in one genomic region:
- a CDS encoding uncharacterized protein (COG:S;~EggNog:ENOG410PQDH;~TransMembrane:1 (o448-467i)) gives MSGTTKTSSITSGRDSQPTYARRYGRKYLELDNLQDSSVCHRKVGKARADCRLRTSQSKWGCLGEALRPAGIVYMDLSFDQPADCRLLSATVKITLQGAPKHQLDLDKPVRLHLTDHYGPKYLSGEPKNVIKKKILHLAPQVNILGNGGGGVGVDSEKSITYDSRWTFTGNLRPAQKTDSEYRTIKWELREGDPESQSIHSNMIHTAFAFQHEGTPFLMRVQIKGKLQKGRNRFKEKARQLRFPSRRESDEASSDILVYPNVVTQPSGPRLDGLVRDLPMVMERENCLRIPVQIPAALPISFAESNDNTSNTAPVNVQHAQSMLEDSYTGYLQGILPGSVDSGSPTESARSSNSNSSSSSETLVDVRETCDADDPVDACISKLGRAVHIFRTPQTVDQEGLQASRIVLHANTSSVAPERANGPARPRNGKGSESTESPEKVLVLLSRYPSLVTLIQILAALLDFFGMTMKSTQLANRDVNKKLSA, from the coding sequence ATGTCGGGGACCACCAAAACTTCATCGATCACCTCCGGTCGGGACTCGCAGCCGACTTACGCGCGGCGATATGGTCGAAAATATCTCGAGCTTGACAATCTTCAGGACTCCAGCGTGTGCCACCGCAAAGTCGGCAAAGCACGCGCCGACTGCCGACTTCGAACGTCCCAGTCGAAGTGGGGATGCTTGGGCGAGGCATTGAGACCTGCGGGCATCGTTTACATGGATCTCTCGTTCGATCAGCCCGCAGACTGTAGGCTACTGAGTGCCACGGTCAAAATTACTTTGCAAGGCGCCCCCAAGCACCAGCTAGATCTGGATAAGCCTGTACGCCTCCATCTGACCGATCACTACGGGCCCAAATATCTTAGCGGAGAACCAAAGAATGTGATCAAGAAAAAGATCTTGCACCTTGCGCCTCAAGTTAATATACTCGGAaacggcggtggtggtgtcggtGTCGATAGCGAGAAGTCGATTACTTACGATAGCCGGTGGACATTCACAGGTAATCTGCGCCCTGCGCAAAAGACCGATTCAGAATACCGCACCATAAAGTGGGAGCTACGCGAGGGGGACCCTGAgtctcaatccatccatagCAATATGATCCACACAGCTTTTGCTTTCCAGCATGAGGGGACGCCCTTCCTCATGCGGGTTCAGATCAAAGGAAAGCTACAAAAGGGCAGGAACCGATTCAAAGAAAAGGCCCGTCAGTTGAGGTTCCCATCCCGTCGTGAAAGTGATGAGGCATCCAGTGATATTCTCGTGTATCCAAATGTTGTGACGCAGCCTTCAGGTCCTCGTCTAGATGGTCTTGTACGGGATCTTCCCATGGTtatggaaagagaaaattgCCTTCGCATTCCGGTGCAGATCCCTGCTGCTTTGCCGATATCTTTCGCAGAGAGTAACGATAACACTTCCAACACGGCACCGGTCAACGTTCAGCATGCCCAGAGCATGCTTGAAGACTCATATACGGGTTATCTACAGGGCATTTTGCCTGGTTCAGTAGATTCCGGGAGCCCTACTGAGTCGGCGCGGTCATCAAATTCCaactcgtcttcttcctcagaaACGTTAGTAGATGTCAGAGAGACCTGCGATGCAGATGATCCAGTAGACGCGTGCATTTCAAAGCTCGGACGTGCTGTGCACATCTTTCGAACACCACAAACTGTTGACCAAGAAGGATTACAGGCATCCAGAATAGTACTGCACGCAAATACCAGTTCGGTGGCTCCAGAAAGAGCGAATGGACCAGCCAGACCAAGAAATGGCAAAGGGAGTGAAAGTACAGAAAGCCCTGAAAAGGTGCTGGTGCTTTTATCGCGCTATCCTTCATTGGTAACCTTGATCCAGATCCTGGCTGCTCTCCTCGATTTCTTTGGGATGACAATGAAGTCCACACAGTTGGCGAATCGGGATGTCAACAAGAAGCTCAGCGCATAA
- a CDS encoding uncharacterized protein (COG:S;~EggNog:ENOG410PRMG), whose product MNDIRERSTFARGRRSGDRKDIFNRFSWDERAVHESAHGTLAVPERNAHIFRAEPARSGEVIVVRNAAAHNNDNVIPSPDTFPRVLPLSQDEPQNINSNIWTPSSTKDTTIHYEMDIVEDVGSLLEEFSRLKRLGNFQEAEQYFQVSLSAFMDLSPVTIEFADMLVEQGSYRRLHRVLLQHQQQELSTSDGISSLQEGSPAKFLYQANLHLLRDFAFIQSHGFLDEAYGTVRSLERQMRSLRRRRRKDPNRDLDSAEVQVVRYALLILSQVERETDLIPEHEFNFWSNWHYLYSVLVTEGRIWDVRDLMLASIQAEGAANTWNLIFGAELGSSNEPFRKLMDDWCLHRYDESTYLAILDILVSLSRSLSSWSISIPERQDLLTAQRCLQYAQALATCLKENNPQLVKSRPYLQWVLAEAELERKLLLNASDLRDHLDKYPGLTIWRNCIPIYLPIKTENPKWTAHLDAGRNYDLLETVLQTAQDLHDYRTEVLCLGELIYRSVHTSERLARLSDVQKTIQGDHLGYRQTFLSGFLLADSEQDCKLLLDGLRKIRESKRSSKSIYSLSDWCAIVIERAVAQRVAEDLSRSDEAFQDTKEGFSTYLPQYIKDRLEALGLDKVYLTPSRTGKPHDPEIRQRSITDVPTSKQDTPPPVPFESLSDEEHGQSKSLFPLQRPGRTYTGSGESDSDDDEYTTDSSFDTARSDDGWLDDEQGHSTSLVRRTQRFGPISRSATVEDVSSSIYEE is encoded by the exons ATGAACGACATTCGGGAAAGGTCCACCTTCGCTCGAGGAAGACGATCTGGAGATCGGAAAGACATCTTCAACCGCTTTTCTTGGGATGAGCGAGCGGTTCATGAGAGTGCGCACGGTACCCTCGCTGTTCCTGAAAGGAATGCTCATATCTTCCGTGCGGAGCCCGCTCGCTCTGGAGAAGTAATTGTCGTTCGTAATGCTGCAGCGCATAACAACGATAATGTGATTCCTTCACCAGATACCTTTCCTAGGGTACTACCATTATCACAGGATGAACCAcaaaatattaattctaacATCTGGACTCCTTCATCAACAAAAGACACGACCATACATTATGAGATGGATATTGTGGAGGACGTGGGAAGTTTACTAGAGGAATTCTCACGACTAAAAAGACTAGGCAATTTCCAGGAAGCGGAACAATACTTTCAAGTTTCTCTAAGTGCTTTCATGGACTTATCGCCAGTCACAATTGAGTTCGCAGACATGCTAGTCGAACAGGGTTCATATAGGCGTTTACATCGCGTTCTGTTGCAGCACCAACAGCAGGAGCTAAGTACCTCTGACGGCATCTCAAGCCTGCAGGAGGGTAGCCCAGCCAAATTCCTGTACCAAGCAAACTTGCACCTCTTACGGGATTTCGCGTTCATACAGTCCCACGGGTTTCTGGACGAGGCATATGGAACGGTCCGATCCTTGGAGCGCCAAATGCGTTCCTTAAGGCGACGAAGGAGAAAAGACCCGAATCGTGACCTGGACTCGGCTGAA GTGCAGGTTGTCCGTTATGCTCTCTTGATTCTATCGCAAGTTGAGCGAGAAACCGATCTGATCCCAGAACATGAATTTAATTTTTGGTCTAATTGGCACTATTTGTACAGTGTTCTCGTGACTGAGGGGCGAATATGGGATGTGCGAGACCTAATGCTCGCTTCTATCCAAGCGGAAGGTGCAGCAAATACTTGGAACCTGATATTCGGAGCAGAACTTGGTTCTTCCAACGAGCCGTTCCGCAAGCTGATGGACGACTGGTGTTTGCATCGGTATGATGAGTCAACATATCTTGCCATTCTGGATATTCTAGTATCTCTGAGTCGCAGTTTGTCTTCATGGTCTATTTCGATACCAGAAAGACAGGACCTGCTCACTGCTCAACGGTGCCTCCAATATGCCCAAGCCCTTGCAACATGCCTCAAAGAGAACAACCCGCAGCTGGTAAAATCTCGTCCATACCTACAGTGGGTTCTTGCTGAAGCGGAATTGGAGCGGAAACTTCTACTCAATGCCTCAGATCTGCGAGACCACCTTGACAAATATCCAGGCCTGACAATATGGAGGAATTGTATTCCCATTTATCTCCCAATCAAGACGGAGAACCCAAAGTGGACGGCACACCTAGACGCGGGACGGAACTATGATCTTCTTGAAACCGTTCTTCAGACAGCACAGGACCTGCATGACTACAGAACTGAGGTTTTATGCCTGGGTGAGCTCATTTATCGCTCGGTACACACGAGCGAAAGGTTAGCTCGGCTTTCCGATGTCCAGAAGACCATCCAGGGGGATCATCTCGGCTATCGGCAGACTTTTCTATCGGGGTTTCTTCTTGCAGACTCTGAACAAGATTGTAAACTTCTTTTAGATGGCCTGAGGAAAATCCGGGAATCAAAACGATCCTCGAAATCTATCTATTCTCTGAGTGACTGGTGTGCGATCGTCATCGAACGGGCTGTTGCACAACGCGTTGCCGAAGATCTATCGCGTTCGGATGAAGCTTTCCAAGACACTAAGGAGGGCTTCTCTACCTACCTCCCGCAGTACATAAAAGATCGGTTGGAGGCGCTCGGCCTGGATAAGGTCTACCTAACGCCCTCAAGGACTGGAAAGCCACACGATCCTGAAATACGACAACGCAGTATTACAGATGTTCCTACATCGAAACAGGATACCCCACCCCCCGTTCCATTTGAGAGTTTGAGTGACGAAGAACATGGGCAATCCAAGTCACTATTCCCTCTGCAGCGACCAGGGCGCACGTACACAGGATCTGGGGAAAgcgatagtgatgatgacgagtaTACCACCGACAGCAGCTTCGACACAGCTAGATCAgatgatggttggttggatgatgagcagGGCCATTCGACATCGCTTGTTCGTAGGACTCAGCGATTTGGACCAA TTTCTAGGAGTGCGACTGTTGAAGATGTCAGTAGTAGCATATATGAGGAATGA